One part of the Phragmites australis chromosome 3, lpPhrAust1.1, whole genome shotgun sequence genome encodes these proteins:
- the LOC133912874 gene encoding uncharacterized protein LOC133912874 isoform X2, producing the protein MAQCLRGKSAGEAAIRAAAPWRRAALASYHHTIQAVPRETAGPRAAARERRHGRVPAVLLTLAGAGPGDGVAHRKLLTADRKQLAEMLKQSPYFLTTPARLQVRAGERSTAVVHSGTVLPIKLHRDETTGNILNLVMVQADEGTMLKVNLPVEFKGVDACPGLKKGGFLQKIRTSLVYLCPAEHIPQKIEVDLTNLDVGDRVLMHDIPVHPSLKLLSKNETMPVCKILAAKPVE; encoded by the exons ATGGCGCAGTGTCTCCGCGGCAAgagcgccggggaggcggcgatCCGCGCGGCGGCGCCGTGGCGGAGGGCGGCCTTGGCGTCATACCACCACACGATCCAGGCGGTGCCGCGGGAGACGGCCGGGCCACGCGCCGCAGCGCGGGAGCGCCGCCACGGCCGCGTCCCGGCCGTCCTGCTCACGCTCGCCGGCGCCGGGCCCGGGGACGGGGTCGCGCACCGGAAGCTCCTCACCGCCGACAGGAAGCAGCTCGCGGAGATGCTCAAGCAGTCGCCCTACTTCCTCACCACCCCTGCCCGCCTCCAGGTCCGAGCGGGCGAGCGATCCACCGCCGTCGTGCACTCCGGCACCGTCCTCCCCATCAAG TTGCATAGAGATGAAACCACAGGGAATATATTGAACTTGGTAATGGTGCAGGCAGATGAGGGAACAATGCTGAAGGTGAATTTGCCTGTTGAGTTCAAGGGGGTGGATGCTTGCCCTGGGTTGAAGAAAG GAGGCTTTTTGCAGAAAATAAGGACCAGCCTGGTGTATCTCTGCCCAGCTGAGCACATCCCTCAAAAAATTGAGGTGGACCTGACAAATCTCGATGTCGGAGATAGGGTATTAATGCATGACATCCCCGTCCATCCATCGCTCAAGTTGCTGAGTAAAAACGAGACCATGCCTGTCTGCAAGATTTTGGCCGCAAAGCCCGTTGAGTAG
- the LOC133912874 gene encoding uncharacterized protein LOC133912874 isoform X4: MAQCLRGKSAGEAAIRAAAPWRRAALASYHHTIQAVPRETAGPRAAARERRHGRVPAVLLTLAGAGPGDGVAHRKLLTADRKQLAEMLKQSPYFLTTPARLQVRAGERSTAVVHSGTVLPIKADEGTMLKVNLPVEFKGVDACPGLKKGGFLQKIRTSLVYLCPAEHIPQKIEVDLTNLDVGDRVLMHDIPVHPSLKLLSKNETMPVCKILAAKPVE; this comes from the exons ATGGCGCAGTGTCTCCGCGGCAAgagcgccggggaggcggcgatCCGCGCGGCGGCGCCGTGGCGGAGGGCGGCCTTGGCGTCATACCACCACACGATCCAGGCGGTGCCGCGGGAGACGGCCGGGCCACGCGCCGCAGCGCGGGAGCGCCGCCACGGCCGCGTCCCGGCCGTCCTGCTCACGCTCGCCGGCGCCGGGCCCGGGGACGGGGTCGCGCACCGGAAGCTCCTCACCGCCGACAGGAAGCAGCTCGCGGAGATGCTCAAGCAGTCGCCCTACTTCCTCACCACCCCTGCCCGCCTCCAGGTCCGAGCGGGCGAGCGATCCACCGCCGTCGTGCACTCCGGCACCGTCCTCCCCATCAAG GCAGATGAGGGAACAATGCTGAAGGTGAATTTGCCTGTTGAGTTCAAGGGGGTGGATGCTTGCCCTGGGTTGAAGAAAG GAGGCTTTTTGCAGAAAATAAGGACCAGCCTGGTGTATCTCTGCCCAGCTGAGCACATCCCTCAAAAAATTGAGGTGGACCTGACAAATCTCGATGTCGGAGATAGGGTATTAATGCATGACATCCCCGTCCATCCATCGCTCAAGTTGCTGAGTAAAAACGAGACCATGCCTGTCTGCAAGATTTTGGCCGCAAAGCCCGTTGAGTAG
- the LOC133912873 gene encoding LOB domain-containing protein 36-like, translating into MSSSSSPCAACKLLRRKCTQGCVFAPYFPPDNPSKFASVHRVFGASNVSKLLNEIPQAHREDAVNSLAYEADARLRDPVYGCVSYISVLQLKIKQARDELAAARKELASYIGPAAFAPFVAAPQYRHHHHAAAQYAAAVPLAAAAGMELGVGVSSQQGHGHGHPHPHQQIMMQHQHLHHQQLAEAQQLAAAVEVAREQDLMMRQAAAYAHAVPRSSAGATVAVTSPDAVPYEGGFLFQQQPQPSHAQSAVALTYQMEPSPPPSSSGQSPAEVSHQQHTDRSDEGSGGVGPPA; encoded by the coding sequence ATGTCGTCGTCGAGCTCGCCGTGCGCGGCGTGCAAGCTGCTGCGGCGCAAGTGCACGCAGGGGTGCGTCTTCGCGCCCTACTTCCCACCGGACAACCCCTCCAAGTTCGCCAGCGTGCACCGGGTGTTCGGCGCCAGCAACGTCTCCAAGCTCCTCAACGAGATCCCGCAGGCACACCGGGAGGACGCAGTCAACTCTCTCGCCTACGAGGCCGACGCCCGCCTCCGCGACCCCGTCTACGGCTGCGTCTCCTACATCTCTGTCCTCCAGCTCAAGATCAAGCAGGCGCGcgacgagctcgccgccgcgcgcAAGGAACTCGCGAGCTACATCGGCCCCGCCGCCTTCGCGCCCTTTGTCGCCGCGCCACAATACCGCCACCATCACCACGCCGCCGCGCAGTACGCGGCCGCCGTTCCcctcgccgccgcagccggGATGGAGCTCGGCGTCGGCGTCTCGTCGCAGCAGGGGCACGGACACGGCCACCCGCACCCACACCAGCAGATCATGATGCAGCACCAgcacctccaccaccagcagctGGCGGAGGCGCAGCAGCTGGCCGCCGCGGTGGAGGTCGCCAGGGAGCAGGACTTGATGATGAGGCAGGCCGCGGCCTACGCGCACGCCGTGCCCAGGAGTAGTGCCGGCGCGACCGTGGCAGTAACGTCGCCCGATGCGGTGCCGTACGAGGGCGGTTTCCTCTTCCAGCAGCAACCGCAACCGTCGCACGCGCAGTCGGCGGTGGCGCTGACATACCAGATGGAGccgtctccgccgccgtcgtcgtcgggACAGTCGCCTGCTGAAGTGTCGCACCAGCAGCATACGGATCGAAGCGACGAGGGCAGCGGCGGTGTGGGGCCGCCGGCATGA
- the LOC133912874 gene encoding uncharacterized protein LOC133912874 isoform X1, whose protein sequence is MAQCLRGKSAGEAAIRAAAPWRRAALASYHHTIQAVPRETAGPRAAARERRHGRVPAVLLTLAGAGPGDGVAHRKLLTADRKQLAEMLKQSPYFLTTPARLQVRAGERSTAVVHSGTVLPIKLHRDETTGNILNLVMVQADEGTMLKVNLPVEFKGVDACPGLKKAGGFLQKIRTSLVYLCPAEHIPQKIEVDLTNLDVGDRVLMHDIPVHPSLKLLSKNETMPVCKILAAKPVE, encoded by the exons ATGGCGCAGTGTCTCCGCGGCAAgagcgccggggaggcggcgatCCGCGCGGCGGCGCCGTGGCGGAGGGCGGCCTTGGCGTCATACCACCACACGATCCAGGCGGTGCCGCGGGAGACGGCCGGGCCACGCGCCGCAGCGCGGGAGCGCCGCCACGGCCGCGTCCCGGCCGTCCTGCTCACGCTCGCCGGCGCCGGGCCCGGGGACGGGGTCGCGCACCGGAAGCTCCTCACCGCCGACAGGAAGCAGCTCGCGGAGATGCTCAAGCAGTCGCCCTACTTCCTCACCACCCCTGCCCGCCTCCAGGTCCGAGCGGGCGAGCGATCCACCGCCGTCGTGCACTCCGGCACCGTCCTCCCCATCAAG TTGCATAGAGATGAAACCACAGGGAATATATTGAACTTGGTAATGGTGCAGGCAGATGAGGGAACAATGCTGAAGGTGAATTTGCCTGTTGAGTTCAAGGGGGTGGATGCTTGCCCTGGGTTGAAGAAAG CAGGAGGCTTTTTGCAGAAAATAAGGACCAGCCTGGTGTATCTCTGCCCAGCTGAGCACATCCCTCAAAAAATTGAGGTGGACCTGACAAATCTCGATGTCGGAGATAGGGTATTAATGCATGACATCCCCGTCCATCCATCGCTCAAGTTGCTGAGTAAAAACGAGACCATGCCTGTCTGCAAGATTTTGGCCGCAAAGCCCGTTGAGTAG
- the LOC133912874 gene encoding uncharacterized protein LOC133912874 isoform X3, with product MAQCLRGKSAGEAAIRAAAPWRRAALASYHHTIQAVPRETAGPRAAARERRHGRVPAVLLTLAGAGPGDGVAHRKLLTADRKQLAEMLKQSPYFLTTPARLQVRAGERSTAVVHSGTVLPIKADEGTMLKVNLPVEFKGVDACPGLKKAGGFLQKIRTSLVYLCPAEHIPQKIEVDLTNLDVGDRVLMHDIPVHPSLKLLSKNETMPVCKILAAKPVE from the exons ATGGCGCAGTGTCTCCGCGGCAAgagcgccggggaggcggcgatCCGCGCGGCGGCGCCGTGGCGGAGGGCGGCCTTGGCGTCATACCACCACACGATCCAGGCGGTGCCGCGGGAGACGGCCGGGCCACGCGCCGCAGCGCGGGAGCGCCGCCACGGCCGCGTCCCGGCCGTCCTGCTCACGCTCGCCGGCGCCGGGCCCGGGGACGGGGTCGCGCACCGGAAGCTCCTCACCGCCGACAGGAAGCAGCTCGCGGAGATGCTCAAGCAGTCGCCCTACTTCCTCACCACCCCTGCCCGCCTCCAGGTCCGAGCGGGCGAGCGATCCACCGCCGTCGTGCACTCCGGCACCGTCCTCCCCATCAAG GCAGATGAGGGAACAATGCTGAAGGTGAATTTGCCTGTTGAGTTCAAGGGGGTGGATGCTTGCCCTGGGTTGAAGAAAG CAGGAGGCTTTTTGCAGAAAATAAGGACCAGCCTGGTGTATCTCTGCCCAGCTGAGCACATCCCTCAAAAAATTGAGGTGGACCTGACAAATCTCGATGTCGGAGATAGGGTATTAATGCATGACATCCCCGTCCATCCATCGCTCAAGTTGCTGAGTAAAAACGAGACCATGCCTGTCTGCAAGATTTTGGCCGCAAAGCCCGTTGAGTAG